The Leptospira neocaledonica DNA window AATCAGTTTTACTTTATCTTTTTCTAAAACGATTTTTTTTGGATCCGTGCTTAAACGAATGGAAGAGGCTCTTTTTGAAAGTTTTTCGGTAACGTCGCGAGTTCCTTTTTCGGGCGTTAAAAATCTTAGGAACTTCAAACCACTGGAATGATACCCGATTACCGCGTCTGCAGGGTAATTTTTTGCACTTTCAGAAGTACAGGTATTGATCGTGGAGAACATAGGGATCAAGTATAGATCTTCGAATTCTACTGAATAACCGAACCTACTCAAAAACTGAGAGATGGTAAGCTGTTCACCATCTAAAGATTGGAGTTCTTTTTCAGATTCTTCATAAAAGCGGATTGCATCCGAAAAAATACGTCTAGAAGTTTTATTGGAAAAACAAACCCAATAAGGTATCGGAACAAAATTACCTCCGATACCTAAGGTAGAAAAACCGAAATATGTGGTGCCATCTCCGTAGTTTAAGGAAAAGGAATAATCTACAGGTCTTACTTCTATACCTGCTTCTTGGTAAAGATCTAAAAGACATGGATAATAATTTCGTTTGAATGCTCTAAAGGGAACATCTACACGGATTGAATGTCCGTTGGAGAAAAGATCGGTACCGTGAGCATCCATACCGACCAGAGGATGTTTTTCTAAAAGAGATACTTCATGTTCTTTGCCCAAGTACCAAGATGCGCTTAAGCCGGCGATTCCACTACCGATGACCGCTATTTTCATTCCGGATTAGAATCCTTTTTTAAAACAAAAATACAAGGTAAAACCTGAATTTAAGGAAGGAATGCTACAAAAAAGGAACCGAACGAATTCAGTCTACTATCTGTAACACAACTCTTCTGTTCTTTTGACGGTCGGAAGCGTTGTCATTGGAAGAAATTGGTTGGCTATCCCCGAAACCTTGGGTTCGAACTCTCGTATTGTTGATTCCATGTTTGGAGATTAAATAATCTGCCACAGCTTTTGCTCTATTTTCGGAAAGTTCCAGGTTATGTTCTTTTTTACCGACGTTGTCCGTATGACCTTCGACAGAGATTTTGAGTTTAGGATTCGATTTTAAAAAGTTCGCCAAACGATCCAATTCCGGTTCCGAATCCTTGGAAATCTCGAATTTGTTTGTCTCAAAAAATAAATTGTTCAGAAGGATTTGTCGACCGACAGCCAAAGCAGGAAGACGAAACTCCACATCCAATTTCGCATCTTCCTGTTTGGATTCCGTAAGATCTATATTTCTAGAAACGGAAAGATGACCTGGTTTCTCCGCATAAAATCCGTATTTTTCACCGTAGGGAAGAACCAAACTAAAAGAACCGGTTTTGGAATCACTCTTAGCACTTCCTCTTTTTTCCAAACGTGTTAAGGATTCATAATGTATTTCGGCGCCTAAAGGATTTCCTTCTTCGTCCAAAACTTTTCCGTTGATCACTACAACCGGATTAGGGCGAAAATCTCGGGGAAGATAGGCCATATATAATTGACCTTCTTTACTTACATAAGCCCAGTCGCTATTTACCGGAATGGAGAAAAAGTTTACTCCTTTTAAGTTAGCCGAAACTTCTATAGGTTTGGTCCAATTATCCCAGCCATCTCCTATTCTTTTGGTCACATAAACGGAAAGACCTTTGTGACCGTCGCTGCAGAAATAAAGAGTCCTATCGTCTCCCGCTAAAAAGGGAGCCGTTTCTTCGGAAGAAGTATTAACTATCTCTCCTAAATTTTTACCTATACCAAAAGAACCGTCTTCTTTCTGAATACTAACATACAAATCTAACTTGCCGTAAGAATCGGGTTGTTGGACCGAATAGATCAGGATCCTTCCGGAGGACGAAAGAGTGGAACCTCCAAAGACCGATGTATTATTTTTTAAATATATATTCGAAAAATCCGGGAAACTAATTGCCTTTGGATAAGACCAATTCCCTTTTTCTTTATAACTTTTATATAAAGGAACAGTAACCTTATTTTGAAGATTGGTTAGTTTTCGAAGATACTCGTAGGCGAGTTGTTCTTCTTTTAGCCTGAATTCCATCTCGTCTCTGGTGTTTCTTCTTAATTCTTCTCTTTTGTCTTGGAATTCGAATTGGATTTTACGAGTGGCCTCATCGTCGCCGAAGGAACCGAAAACGAATAATTCATTATTGCTGGGAAGAACTGCGATTACTGCTGAGTTCAGGTCATTATTCAAAGGAGCAGGCATTTCCTTACCGTCTCTCCAAAAACCTTTCTCATCCTTCTCCGCAAACCAAATCCTCTGGGTTCCCGATTTACCCTTGCTAGAATATACAGTCCAAAAAATCGATTGTCCGTCGGGAGTGACCGTCGGATTAAACGCGAAGTAACCTCTATTTACGTAATTTGGAATTCTTTTTAGAGTCCAATCGGGAAGACCTTTAGATTCGGAAAAAGGATAGGTCTCATAACGTATTGGGTCGCAATTTTCTCCCCTCATCTGGCAGAGAACACGAACGGTTTGATTATGAAGTCTGGAAAGTTCAGGACTCAGATCATTAGAAAGTACCTGGATGAACTCGTTACCTGTACCCAACATTCTACCGAATTGAAGAAGTTTACCTTCGATAATCCTTTCCTCCGCGAGAAGATCGGAAGTGAAAAATAGTAATATAGAAGAAAGTAAGACGGAGAGAGGACGGTTCATATTATATGTTTCGGAGAATAATATCCGACCCGGAAGAGGGGAAAAGAAAAAATTAATATAAGAAAGGGATCAGGCAATCCAACCAGGGAAAAACTTGCGGATCAGAAAAAGACCGACCGACAGAATACCAAAGTTCAAAAGAGAAGAAACAAGAATAAATACAAGTTTAGAAGGTTCTTGATTCTGAGGCTTGCGGCGACTCGCAGTAAAAGCCGCCCCAATACTCAAAACTAAGCCGGATATAAAGGAAATCTCAGGCAGATCTTTCTCATCATAAAGGTATGAGGTCAAACTTTCCGAAACCACAAACATAATGCAAAGAACGATCAGAAATGCAAAACTTCTGATGATCCCTAGAACATAGAAAGAAGTCAGTTCCTTATTCATACACCCGCCAAAACTTTGACGAGGTCGAATATTTAACGATTATACCGGCTTGTAAACTTAATTGCAACTGCAGGCGGAACCTTTTCCCCCTAAAGATTGAGCATAATTATCAGCATCGGAAGAATAATCGAATTCTTTCAGAAGACAAACATTGGAACCTCGAGCCGATTTCATCTGATCCAGAGTGCGGGAATCCGCTTCAATCTTACCATCAGCGCAGAAGACGCTATATTTTGTATTAGCTATGACATTAGTGGACGAGAAGGTTATAGCTAATACAAGGGAAGTTGCAAAGAGGGCAATAAATAATTTGTTCATCAGGATCTCCAAAACGAACTGGAGAATAATCTTTCTTTTAATTCTTTCAATAAATTTCTGACAAAAATAAAAAAGAAATCATGACGTTTTGTAAGCAAAAGATATCGATTCGAGTTGTAACGTCGGCTTATTCGTTTATAAACTTCCGGTTATGGTCTCTGCTAAACCTGCCTTTTCAGGCACACATTCGTTATAGAATAATCCCGTCCCTAAAAAAGCTGGAGCATCTGGGACTTCACATTCCGCGTAAATTCTCCATTCATCGCTATATTGTAGAACATAAACTACGTATGGCCCTTTTACGAAATCCACACATTGATTGATAGAGGATTCCGTATAATACGTTCCTTGGTCGAGATGTGCCTTCAAATACGGATTAATATAGATAACATTGATTAGGGTTAATCCGATAGATGTGTTTTGAGAGAAAGTACCATTTCCGCTAGCTCTATCGGCATAACCGTAAGACGCGCAATCGACGGGAACATCGGGCCCTGCTCCCAAGTAACTAACGTTTTGAAACGCATCTTTGATCTTTTTCTGAGCGTCTCCTCCAGAAATTGTTCCAGGTCCTCCCGAATAAGTACAAGCATTCAACAAGATTGAGAAAATAAGAATAATCGATCCTTTGAATTTTAATATATTATAAATTTTAGGGGTAATGATTTTCAAGAAAAACTCCTACTGTTTGAATAAAGTTAGAAGTATGAAAATTAAGACAAAAGAAATTTAAAAAAAAAGAAAATAAATCGGGTTTATATCCCAAATTGTAGATAAACCCGATTGTTTCTCTATTAACAAATCAATATGTGAAAGTATATGCCCAGTAGATTAAAAGTAATTGCAGAGGCAGTCTCAGAATTAGAGCCCAAGTCGGAGGGTCTTTTCTAGTCCTAGATTGGAAATGATACACGTTAGCCGGGAACACAGCGATCAGGAGAAAGACCACGCCCCAAGCAGCCAATACCTTCGTTTGAGGAAAGAAAAGTCCAAGTCCCAAAGCAATCTCCGCGATTCCGCTGAGCTGAACCATAAGTTTATGATAGGGAATCCAAGGAGGCATGATCCTTAAATAAAATTTTGGGATCACAAAATGAAGAATGCCGGCGATCGTATATATAGTCGCCATGATCCAGAGACTGATTGATTTAGCGTCTAGGTTTTCCATGGAAAACCATGATAAGACAACTATGGCGACAAGGTCTGCCTTTTTTCTCTGTTTTTGTTACGAAACCTTCTCTGTCTGGAATGAGAAGACTTGTTGGCGATTTTCAGGAATGTGAGATATTTTTCTCTGGTGACGAAGGGGCGATTTCTTTCTCGATGATCCGTACGAGGGCCGGGAAATTTCAGCATAGGCTATACTCCTTGCCGGTAAATTTGCCAGTCATTATAGTAAAGGCGGATAAAGTACAAGCTAAAAAATGAATCTTCAAAAAAAAATCCGAAACAATTTTTTAAGGAAAGGTTAGGGGGCTATTCAGCTTCTTCCTTTATTTTGATAGTATTTTTGGACTTTGATGTCTTATTTTACAATTCTATCTCATATATTTAGACCGAATAGGGAAGGTATTCGAATCGGATGAAAGAAATTAATCGGAAACAGTTTATAAAATCTATTATTGCGTTATTCGTTGCTGGACTCGCCCCTAGAATATTAGGAGAGTCCCAGGCAGATATTAATCCTAAATCGAATTTTCAATCCGTCTATTTGGATCCGAAATTAAGGGAAGAATTTTACCTTTTTCTAAAGAACGTATATCATCTCTATCCCGAAGATCAATTTCATAAGCTGATTCTGGATATAACTAAGACACAGAAAACGGATAAGGATATTTATGAAGCGATTATGTCCAAACTTCCGGGAATTAAACCGTTTGCGGGGGTAATCACTTATGCCCTTCCTTCTCTTAAAAAGCAGAAAGAGGAAATATCCAGTCAGACCGTAAGGCTTTTGGGAAAACAAAACTCTTATAACGGTTACATGGAAATCGGGACCACGGGTCGGTATGTGAAAGGTCTAAAAAAGAAATTAGGGATACAGGGCAAAGTTTACGTTCTGAACGATCTGGAACCTAAATACAGCGCCGAGGATTTAGCAGAAAGAGGACAACTTTTCAAGGCCGGGACCTTTATACAAATGGGAAGTTATGACTCGATTACCTCAGATAAGATCCCTTCCGAAAGTTTGGAATTAGTCACGAATTATATAGGATTCCATCATTCTCCGACAGAAAAATTAAACGGATTTATTTCATCCATTTTCAGGATCTTAAAACCTGGCGGAAAACTCGTATTAAGAGATCATAATGTATATTCGGAAGAACAGAGATATATTGTAGCTTTAGCTCATGATGTTTATAACGCAGGTTTGGAAATTCCATGGAGAGAAACTTCTGCCCAAATCCGTAATTTTACATCCTTAGAGGAAATCCAGGAAAAACTGCATGGGTTTGGATTCAAATCTATAGGGAATCAGTATTTGCAAAACGGAGATCCTACGAAAAATACTCTCATGGCTTTCGTAAAAACAAAATGAAAAAATTTATACTACTTCTTCTATTATTTACCGCTCATTTATATTCCAGTCCTGTCATCGTCAACGATGTCACTCAAATCAATCCGATTCCAGTTTCTAGAGTAGAAACTCCTAAATCGATCGAGGAAATTCAAAATTTAGTAAAAGAGCATTCCGGAATGATCTCCATCGGAGGAGGAAGATTCTCGATGGGAGGTCAGATCGCCACCGAAAACGCGTTATTCATTGATACACGTGAATTCGATCAGATTTTGGATTTCGACGAAAAACAAAAAAAGATCAGAGTACAGTCCGGAGTTACTTGGAGAAAAATACAAGAGTTCATAGATCCATATAATCTTTCCATAAAGATCAAGCAGACGTATTCCAATTTTACAGTCGGCGGCTCCTTGAGTGTAAACGGACACGGAAGATATATGGGCCAAGGCCCATTAATATTATCAGTGGATTCTATTAAGATTGTATTAAGTGACGGTAGATTGGTATCCGCTAGTCCCAAAGAAAATCCGGAAATCTTTTACGCTTCGATTGGAGGTTACGGGGGAATCGGTGTCATAGTCGAAGCAGTTTTGCAATTAACAGACAACTCTAAAGTTTCTCGCTCTGTGAAGAAACTTCCGATCTCAGAATATAAAAAATTCTTTTTTGAAAACGTTCGTACGAATCCTAAAGCCGTATTTCATAACGGAGATATATATCCTCCTGCTTATGAAAATGTAAATGCGATCACTTGGATCGAGACAGACGAGGCAGTAACCGTGCAGGATAGATTGGTTCCAGTAAAAGAAGAATACTGGATGGAAAATATAATGTATTTCTGGCTGACAGAACTTCCTTACGGAAAGGAATTCAGAGAATATGTATATGATCCCAATTTTACTACCGGCAAACGAGTGGTCTGGAGAAACTTCGAGGCTAGTTACGATGTAAAGGAATTAGAACCTCCTACCAGAAAGATTAGCACTTACGTATTGCAGGAATATTTCGTTCCTGTCGATAAATTCGACGAGTTTTATCCTAAAATGAAGGAAGTCCTACAGAAGCATGATGTAAACGTGATGAATATATCCATTCGTCATTCATATAAGGATCCAGGTTCGCTTCTTGCATGGGCCAGGTCCGAGGTTTTTTCTTTTGTAATCTATTATAAACAAAGGACCTATCCTTCTGCAAGAAACGAAGTAGGCGTTTGGACTAGAGAGCTGATCGATGCGGTCGTTTCCGTAGGAGGTGCTTATTATCTACCTTACCAGCCTCATGCAAATCAGGTCCAATTTGAAGCCGCATATCCTGATTCTAACAAGTTTTTCGAATTAAAGAGAAAGTTGGATCCGAATTATAAATTCAGAAATAAACTTTGGGATAAATATTATTTTTCTGATATTAAGGACCAAAAGATCCGTTTGGAATTGGATTCTAATAAAACTTATCGCCGAAACGAGGACCAAACGTTTTTAACCGTTCCGGAATGGTTCATAGTATTCAGCTCAGATGAATACGCAAAATTCCAAAAACATTCTCCTCCTAGCGACTTTCCTTATTGGGGAAGTATAGGTCAGTTTTGGAAGATTTATGGAAACGTAATACAAAAAACCTGGGAATACGAAACTAACTGGGGATACCACCTGATGATCTGTGTTATCGGGGTTAGCTATTCGGGAGAATTAGCTTTGAAAAGTATTTATGAA harbors:
- a CDS encoding FAD-binding oxidoreductase, encoding MKKFILLLLLFTAHLYSSPVIVNDVTQINPIPVSRVETPKSIEEIQNLVKEHSGMISIGGGRFSMGGQIATENALFIDTREFDQILDFDEKQKKIRVQSGVTWRKIQEFIDPYNLSIKIKQTYSNFTVGGSLSVNGHGRYMGQGPLILSVDSIKIVLSDGRLVSASPKENPEIFYASIGGYGGIGVIVEAVLQLTDNSKVSRSVKKLPISEYKKFFFENVRTNPKAVFHNGDIYPPAYENVNAITWIETDEAVTVQDRLVPVKEEYWMENIMYFWLTELPYGKEFREYVYDPNFTTGKRVVWRNFEASYDVKELEPPTRKISTYVLQEYFVPVDKFDEFYPKMKEVLQKHDVNVMNISIRHSYKDPGSLLAWARSEVFSFVIYYKQRTYPSARNEVGVWTRELIDAVVSVGGAYYLPYQPHANQVQFEAAYPDSNKFFELKRKLDPNYKFRNKLWDKYYFSDIKDQKIRLELDSNKTYRRNEDQTFLTVPEWFIVFSSDEYAKFQKHSPPSDFPYWGSIGQFWKIYGNVIQKTWEYETNWGYHLMICVIGVSYSGELALKSIYENTIGALTEWIDSRKEINEDRKVEAYIQWVAQDYTDFVRLRPWYEYPFYSKFSEFIGIEDGNSAGRIRRWERKIFFSMELLAKAGYGWLIGLGTGAVYEPENFHILAWADENGLGKIISIPRYEPFTKEVPVLVEKGISFKEIAGNKKIVMTVVSPEDQNWEDQKILSSWSVLTEPGKKRTALILPVDQLHLMILYCKQNGILIDHIFDY
- a CDS encoding TIGR04452 family lipoprotein, with product MKIITPKIYNILKFKGSIILIFSILLNACTYSGGPGTISGGDAQKKIKDAFQNVSYLGAGPDVPVDCASYGYADRASGNGTFSQNTSIGLTLINVIYINPYLKAHLDQGTYYTESSINQCVDFVKGPYVVYVLQYSDEWRIYAECEVPDAPAFLGTGLFYNECVPEKAGLAETITGSL
- a CDS encoding NAD(P)-binding protein, coding for MKIAVIGSGIAGLSASWYLGKEHEVSLLEKHPLVGMDAHGTDLFSNGHSIRVDVPFRAFKRNYYPCLLDLYQEAGIEVRPVDYSFSLNYGDGTTYFGFSTLGIGGNFVPIPYWVCFSNKTSRRIFSDAIRFYEESEKELQSLDGEQLTISQFLSRFGYSVEFEDLYLIPMFSTINTCTSESAKNYPADAVIGYHSSGLKFLRFLTPEKGTRDVTEKLSKRASSIRLSTDPKKIVLEKDKVKLIFDNGEELFDRVVVAAPANQAISILPDEYSREKVLLSKLKYETSEVVVHSDEKFMPKHKRHWAPMCFSLSQDSSTATATILLNKVLPSMKGKAVFQTWNPLVEPSEKDFISRSKFERPVIDLASRKILEELKELQELPDRKVWLCGSYARYGIPLLEAGVSTSLDVKRWVEGSLRS
- a CDS encoding class I SAM-dependent methyltransferase, which encodes MKEINRKQFIKSIIALFVAGLAPRILGESQADINPKSNFQSVYLDPKLREEFYLFLKNVYHLYPEDQFHKLILDITKTQKTDKDIYEAIMSKLPGIKPFAGVITYALPSLKKQKEEISSQTVRLLGKQNSYNGYMEIGTTGRYVKGLKKKLGIQGKVYVLNDLEPKYSAEDLAERGQLFKAGTFIQMGSYDSITSDKIPSESLELVTNYIGFHHSPTEKLNGFISSIFRILKPGGKLVLRDHNVYSEEQRYIVALAHDVYNAGLEIPWRETSAQIRNFTSLEEIQEKLHGFGFKSIGNQYLQNGDPTKNTLMAFVKTK
- a CDS encoding DoxX family protein, which translates into the protein MENLDAKSISLWIMATIYTIAGILHFVIPKFYLRIMPPWIPYHKLMVQLSGIAEIALGLGLFFPQTKVLAAWGVVFLLIAVFPANVYHFQSRTRKDPPTWALILRLPLQLLLIYWAYTFTY
- a CDS encoding OmpA family protein — translated: MNRPLSVLLSSILLFFTSDLLAEERIIEGKLLQFGRMLGTGNEFIQVLSNDLSPELSRLHNQTVRVLCQMRGENCDPIRYETYPFSESKGLPDWTLKRIPNYVNRGYFAFNPTVTPDGQSIFWTVYSSKGKSGTQRIWFAEKDEKGFWRDGKEMPAPLNNDLNSAVIAVLPSNNELFVFGSFGDDEATRKIQFEFQDKREELRRNTRDEMEFRLKEEQLAYEYLRKLTNLQNKVTVPLYKSYKEKGNWSYPKAISFPDFSNIYLKNNTSVFGGSTLSSSGRILIYSVQQPDSYGKLDLYVSIQKEDGSFGIGKNLGEIVNTSSEETAPFLAGDDRTLYFCSDGHKGLSVYVTKRIGDGWDNWTKPIEVSANLKGVNFFSIPVNSDWAYVSKEGQLYMAYLPRDFRPNPVVVINGKVLDEEGNPLGAEIHYESLTRLEKRGSAKSDSKTGSFSLVLPYGEKYGFYAEKPGHLSVSRNIDLTESKQEDAKLDVEFRLPALAVGRQILLNNLFFETNKFEISKDSEPELDRLANFLKSNPKLKISVEGHTDNVGKKEHNLELSENRAKAVADYLISKHGINNTRVRTQGFGDSQPISSNDNASDRQKNRRVVLQIVD